A genomic window from Sporosarcina sp. Marseille-Q4063 includes:
- a CDS encoding RecT family recombinase produces MEKVLTFTNGQKSLIWNRFVQPANGTQEEANHFIEVCETFGLNPLLGDIVFQRYETRNGPNTSFITTRDGLLRVATTQEGYVGPPNANVVREGDTFEFIPSEGSVRHEFGQKRGSILGAYAVMHHKRFRPVAVFVDFQEYFQANSGELNSKYKNKNVWDKMPSAMIQKIAEVFVLRRQFPLGGLYTREEMSIDEGFNDNSGNADIPNQSNPAPQKQSEVAVNEQPPAESVQKPKENTIERVFVLQSFEKGISPQNVPFAKLNVMDKETNEVSLVLVKENEETIDSLSRVPVGQELSLVIKNKSGFNFLEKFSYVQTDGQNVQTEPESKQTKSVQEPVQQENQIASEPTGPLDAFIMEKYEPGTTPAGVSFAKMYVKNIADNKQSMVFAQGNEAVEKTKHLTKGSKFAMQTRTENGFTFFVKLKDADKRSA; encoded by the coding sequence GTGGAAAAAGTACTTACGTTTACAAACGGACAGAAGTCGTTGATTTGGAATAGGTTTGTTCAGCCAGCGAATGGAACACAAGAAGAGGCGAACCATTTCATTGAAGTATGTGAAACGTTCGGATTGAATCCATTGCTCGGTGATATCGTTTTTCAACGTTATGAAACAAGGAATGGACCGAATACATCATTTATTACTACCCGCGATGGGTTGCTTCGTGTAGCAACTACGCAAGAGGGCTATGTAGGACCTCCAAACGCTAACGTGGTTCGAGAAGGAGACACATTCGAGTTCATCCCTTCCGAGGGAAGTGTGCGACATGAGTTCGGTCAGAAACGTGGTTCTATACTCGGTGCTTATGCAGTTATGCACCATAAACGTTTCAGACCCGTAGCTGTATTCGTGGATTTCCAGGAATACTTTCAAGCGAATTCAGGTGAACTTAACTCGAAGTATAAAAATAAAAATGTTTGGGATAAAATGCCCTCGGCTATGATCCAGAAAATAGCGGAAGTCTTTGTACTTCGCCGTCAGTTTCCTTTAGGTGGTTTGTACACTCGTGAGGAAATGTCGATTGATGAAGGATTTAATGACAATAGTGGCAATGCGGACATTCCAAATCAGTCTAATCCAGCCCCACAAAAACAAAGCGAAGTCGCAGTGAATGAACAACCTCCTGCTGAATCTGTTCAAAAGCCAAAGGAAAATACTATTGAACGGGTATTTGTCCTGCAAAGTTTTGAAAAAGGGATAAGCCCACAAAATGTACCGTTTGCCAAATTGAACGTAATGGACAAAGAAACCAATGAAGTAAGTCTTGTTTTGGTAAAAGAGAATGAAGAGACAATTGATTCTCTAAGCCGTGTTCCAGTGGGGCAAGAGTTGTCTTTGGTCATTAAAAATAAAAGTGGCTTTAATTTTCTTGAAAAGTTTTCGTATGTTCAGACGGACGGGCAAAATGTTCAGACTGAACCGGAATCAAAACAAACAAAATCTGTTCAAGAGCCTGTTCAACAGGAAAATCAAATAGCTTCCGAGCCTACTGGGCCGCTTGATGCATTCATCATGGAAAAGTACGAACCGGGTACAACACCCGCTGGCGTATCTTTTGCAAAAATGTATGTGAAAAATATTGCGGATAATAAGCAGTCAATGGTGTTTGCACAAGGTAATGAAGCAGTTGAAAAAACGAAGCACCTTACAAAAGGTAGCAAGTTTGCAATGCAGACCCGTACTGAAAATGGATTTACGTTTTTCGTGAAATTGAAAGATGCAGATAAAAGGAGTGCTTGA
- a CDS encoding HNH endonuclease, whose amino-acid sequence MKTTGYRKRLIVNFRLAVSLIYLWKYLYRRGEIIRVKHVEFAYSEGINLVSTSMYYFYNEKDALLSFFWEESIDNIIPSMFKPIKWTALHEWLSYVYWFGLDYADRKYEASDFFNLRVDEIVDVGLSLDINKPDFNLLGACDFCGKCEECYLLDDWKSFFELHKDDVGKTIIHTAFHLLMFNKKFLRDFNEFLAEVLETQSDKIPLEYHSKLINGKIPRSTYWASWLETALYHRDKGCCSICRKNVTGEWNLTGSLGIDHIVPISKYGNNDPTNLQILCEKCNLTKGNKSNATSGFDIPLWNLE is encoded by the coding sequence ATGAAAACAACCGGCTACAGGAAAAGATTGATAGTTAATTTTAGGTTAGCTGTGTCGTTAATTTATTTATGGAAGTATTTATACAGGAGGGGAGAAATAATCAGGGTAAAACACGTAGAATTTGCTTATAGTGAAGGGATAAACTTAGTATCTACATCAATGTATTACTTTTATAATGAAAAGGACGCACTATTATCTTTTTTTTGGGAAGAATCCATTGATAATATAATTCCTAGCATGTTTAAACCAATCAAGTGGACTGCGTTGCATGAATGGTTAAGTTATGTATATTGGTTTGGTCTTGATTATGCGGATCGTAAATATGAAGCAAGTGATTTTTTCAATTTAAGGGTTGACGAAATAGTTGATGTAGGATTGTCACTAGATATTAACAAACCGGACTTCAATTTATTAGGTGCATGCGACTTTTGTGGTAAATGTGAGGAGTGTTATCTACTCGATGATTGGAAGAGTTTTTTTGAACTACACAAAGATGATGTCGGAAAGACCATTATTCATACAGCATTTCATTTATTAATGTTTAATAAAAAGTTTCTTCGAGATTTTAATGAATTTTTAGCAGAAGTTCTTGAAACACAAAGTGATAAAATACCATTAGAGTACCATAGTAAATTAATAAACGGGAAAATTCCCCGTTCTACTTATTGGGCCAGTTGGCTTGAAACCGCCTTGTATCACAGGGATAAAGGCTGCTGTTCAATTTGCAGAAAAAATGTAACCGGTGAATGGAATCTAACAGGTTCATTGGGAATTGATCATATTGTTCCAATATCTAAGTATGGAAATAATGATCCAACTAATTTACAAATACTTTGTGAAAAATGTAATTTAACTAAAGGAAATAAAAGTAATGCCACTAGTGGGTTTGATATTCCTTTGTGGAACTTAGAATAA
- a CDS encoding S1 RNA-binding domain-containing protein: protein MTENNMQVLIEGFDPSKVQEVNNFDKDWKEVYGAYQNNSILQAPIIGIEKLLDKPCAVVGVGNIRGFIPLEFTGADNLRQLRAMTGQSVAFKVLNYDRDAEVFTGSRTAALDHMASITLKKINVEDEIIAVVRSVSPSLVRADIGGIEVKIPLEEIKYGWIDDLTEEVKQGDHLKVKVLEIDKEEKKVIVSAKATQENPWLRSIGRYSSGNEYVGTVSGVREYGVFINLEAGVDSLARHLKFQNVKRGDRVLVRVLETDAKKEQIRTRITRVL, encoded by the coding sequence ATGACTGAAAACAACATGCAAGTTCTAATTGAAGGTTTTGACCCATCAAAAGTACAAGAGGTAAATAATTTTGATAAGGATTGGAAAGAGGTCTATGGAGCATATCAAAACAATTCAATCTTACAAGCCCCGATCATCGGGATTGAAAAGTTGCTTGATAAGCCATGTGCGGTTGTCGGTGTTGGAAACATTCGTGGGTTCATCCCTTTGGAGTTTACAGGTGCCGACAACTTGCGCCAGCTCCGCGCCATGACAGGGCAGTCCGTTGCATTCAAAGTATTGAATTATGACCGGGATGCAGAAGTATTCACTGGTTCACGTACGGCTGCTTTGGATCACATGGCATCCATCACTCTAAAGAAAATTAATGTAGAGGATGAAATCATTGCGGTTGTTCGTAGTGTCAGCCCTTCACTTGTTCGGGCAGATATTGGTGGAATCGAAGTTAAAATTCCACTGGAGGAAATCAAATATGGTTGGATTGACGATTTAACGGAAGAAGTTAAGCAAGGCGACCACCTGAAAGTGAAAGTTTTAGAGATTGATAAAGAAGAGAAAAAAGTTATCGTAAGTGCAAAGGCGACACAAGAAAACCCGTGGTTGCGTTCAATTGGTCGATACTCTTCTGGTAATGAATATGTCGGTACAGTTTCCGGTGTGCGTGAATATGGGGTGTTCATTAATCTAGAAGCAGGAGTCGATTCATTGGCCCGTCACTTGAAGTTTCAAAATGTAAAAAGAGGTGACCGAGTATTGGTTCGCGTATTAGAAACCGATGCCAAGAAAGAACAAATTCGTACTCGTATTACCCGTGTGCTGTAA
- a CDS encoding type IV secretory system conjugative DNA transfer family protein — MGIPIVWQGGDCFTHMLAVGPTRCGKTATILKPMIYQLLLQKKRGIPLGISVVEPKGDVAAMVAEMCEEMDIPCTHVDPDKPDSARFNPMEGDTDTVAEATVVVLKGLFGKQDAFFATVQELSARNVTKLLKELHGNNMDIVDVMNTLRDQNVLEQKVTELKRRDGMTDLVHFFEAELLGSMREKYQQFVIGLRAQLENIVSNEALRTIMTGQSDVNIDEHLETGGVLAVNTALGKLRKAGDAFGQFMIMHLQNGTFRRPGTEDTRIPHFLIVDEYSRYINPDVEIFLSLAAEYRVAGIFATQSLGQLEIESGSLGPKAMKQAILTSCRNKICFGGISAQDAQDFADEFGKDKVIMRQSTYKNRILLPRLFPDSYRDTEDEEYRFDPTDLMDGIPKFNFVHKLLQDGTPQKPALAKGQFVPRNWKELREWEEETSFKKLKKNSLLKLFQKRKKKEQFAGLEQAEKMEAESLTEPITQPEIESLDSFGATAEIKQSNVSLPTESEQEFEMKHVPEHKKETKEQMKSIVEQSKVKTVQSSDKKIKPKETSNVVKSNDGFWD, encoded by the coding sequence ATGGGAATACCAATCGTTTGGCAAGGGGGCGACTGTTTTACACATATGCTTGCTGTAGGTCCTACACGTTGCGGGAAGACAGCGACGATATTGAAACCGATGATATACCAATTATTATTGCAAAAGAAACGAGGTATCCCTTTAGGTATATCAGTAGTTGAACCAAAAGGTGATGTGGCGGCGATGGTTGCCGAAATGTGCGAAGAAATGGATATTCCGTGTACTCACGTTGATCCCGATAAACCAGATTCAGCAAGATTCAATCCAATGGAAGGTGACACGGATACAGTAGCAGAAGCAACAGTTGTTGTATTAAAAGGATTGTTCGGGAAGCAGGATGCATTCTTCGCCACCGTACAGGAACTTTCTGCACGTAACGTTACGAAACTGCTAAAAGAACTGCATGGCAACAACATGGATATCGTCGATGTAATGAATACATTGCGTGATCAGAACGTGTTGGAACAAAAGGTTACAGAATTAAAACGCCGTGACGGCATGACAGACTTGGTTCATTTCTTTGAAGCGGAATTGCTTGGTAGTATGCGTGAGAAATATCAGCAATTTGTTATCGGATTAAGGGCGCAACTAGAAAACATTGTTAGTAACGAAGCTTTGCGAACCATTATGACGGGCCAGAGTGATGTGAACATTGATGAACACTTGGAAACAGGCGGCGTTCTAGCCGTCAATACGGCTCTTGGAAAGTTGCGTAAAGCAGGGGATGCCTTCGGACAATTCATGATTATGCACTTACAAAACGGCACATTCAGGAGACCAGGAACAGAAGATACACGCATCCCACACTTTTTGATAGTCGATGAATACAGTCGTTACATCAATCCAGATGTAGAAATCTTTTTGTCACTCGCTGCCGAATACCGGGTAGCGGGTATTTTTGCGACACAATCACTCGGCCAACTCGAAATCGAATCGGGAAGTCTTGGTCCGAAGGCAATGAAACAAGCGATTCTTACATCATGCCGAAATAAAATCTGTTTTGGCGGCATTTCCGCACAGGATGCTCAAGATTTTGCGGATGAGTTCGGCAAAGACAAAGTCATCATGCGGCAAAGCACATATAAGAATCGGATACTGTTGCCACGGCTGTTTCCAGATTCCTATAGGGATACAGAGGATGAAGAATACCGTTTCGATCCTACGGATTTAATGGACGGCATACCGAAATTTAACTTTGTCCATAAACTCCTGCAAGACGGGACACCACAGAAGCCAGCATTAGCAAAAGGCCAGTTTGTCCCTCGTAATTGGAAAGAGTTGAGGGAATGGGAAGAAGAAACGTCTTTTAAAAAGTTGAAGAAGAATAGTCTGCTTAAACTTTTTCAGAAGCGGAAGAAAAAAGAACAGTTTGCTGGACTTGAACAGGCTGAAAAAATGGAGGCTGAATCGCTAACTGAACCAATTACCCAGCCCGAAATCGAATCGTTAGATTCTTTTGGAGCAACGGCTGAAATAAAACAATCAAATGTTTCACTTCCTACTGAATCTGAACAGGAATTTGAAATGAAACATGTTCCCGAACATAAAAAGGAAACAAAAGAACAGATGAAATCTATCGTGGAACAATCGAAAGTAAAGACTGTACAATCATCTGACAAAAAAATAAAACCAAAAGAAACGAGCAATGTAGTGAAGTCCAATGACGGATTTTGGGATTAG
- a CDS encoding DUF6575 domain-containing protein, with translation MESENSYMNIDMLGDIYVIDEIIYYDKLLTFTCQNDVGNKFIASCTELDSEEQWLFLSISNARLTQVLRGGITAYEAFTKPEVGFLWKVYLQADDYSAGKAKRINVKELSEDDLPDKEIVFDIYGEELFTIKNTERQNIVSDSIKERRELLDLSLEMENSHVHEIEAEFLGEVLENTQKMINIIAHKKGVNGKVPQHIRDENKLIYSGDYAASFGLRLKSNKLANILNESELQESLTVFMNLLESKSDTNKIIEIINKLNPSVLQHYKSYLRMFERKNVSIKTYCAFPNKQYRNINVSTDDIEQSIKALDTEIVVNNKEKIFRGKLVAVDTTNNTFKFVTDIDEPLSGRIVSDLTIEEYRLPRQASAKFKIIVELNNFTQKEHITYELIELTYE, from the coding sequence ATGGAAAGTGAAAACAGCTACATGAATATAGACATGTTGGGTGATATTTATGTTATAGATGAAATAATATATTACGATAAACTATTAACTTTCACCTGTCAAAATGATGTAGGTAACAAGTTTATTGCGAGTTGTACCGAACTTGATTCAGAAGAACAATGGCTGTTTTTATCTATAAGTAATGCTCGTCTTACTCAAGTTTTAAGAGGTGGTATAACCGCGTATGAAGCATTTACAAAACCAGAAGTAGGTTTTTTATGGAAGGTATATTTACAAGCAGATGATTATTCAGCAGGTAAAGCGAAAAGAATAAATGTTAAAGAGTTAAGTGAAGATGATTTACCAGACAAAGAAATTGTTTTTGATATTTATGGAGAAGAGTTATTCACTATAAAAAATACTGAAAGACAAAATATTGTTTCGGATTCTATAAAAGAAAGAAGAGAGTTATTAGATCTTTCTTTGGAGATGGAAAATTCACATGTACATGAAATAGAGGCAGAGTTTTTAGGTGAAGTTTTAGAGAACACCCAAAAAATGATAAATATTATTGCGCATAAAAAAGGCGTAAATGGAAAGGTTCCTCAGCATATAAGAGATGAGAATAAATTAATATATTCAGGAGATTACGCTGCATCATTTGGCCTGAGGTTGAAGTCCAATAAGTTGGCTAATATTTTAAATGAGTCTGAATTGCAAGAGAGTCTAACCGTATTTATGAACTTATTAGAATCTAAGTCAGATACCAATAAAATCATAGAAATAATAAACAAATTAAATCCTTCAGTGCTTCAGCACTATAAAAGCTATTTACGTATGTTTGAGCGGAAGAATGTTTCTATAAAGACTTATTGTGCATTTCCTAATAAACAATATAGGAATATTAATGTATCTACAGACGATATCGAACAAAGTATAAAGGCTCTAGATACTGAAATAGTTGTCAATAATAAAGAAAAAATATTTCGTGGAAAACTTGTAGCAGTTGATACCACGAACAATACATTTAAGTTTGTGACTGATATTGATGAACCATTAAGTGGTAGAATAGTTAGTGATCTTACAATTGAAGAATACAGACTACCTAGACAAGCTTCCGCAAAATTTAAAATAATTGTTGAACTAAACAATTTTACACAAAAAGAGCATATAACGTACGAGTTGATTGAATTGACATATGAATAA
- a CDS encoding replication-relaxation family protein gives MSKTGNKQVVKVLQTRDIEILRGLYEHRVLSTEQIMRRYEMSRWYTYKKLRILRNSRLISTHPISGYLANQSRQGSYHRISEIGISCLREQGVPVERRADELRVNIRRLPFLLSTNDVMIDLERYGWEMKDSRDVKEKFQLNRGANVQGMLTSPGGAEYLFYMFMHGVGMRNLMKTTKELSDFGNPNYILFAKSATSYSTIVQQLSTNISVIVKCQSLKIFPYTFAKYYLRLFEDEHNVMKFLEEYEIYDLSFKTSSVSGSKKQYDGLKRVVRHNGEEKYLVNLLDTDLVKVYNIKQYRKEMYELDGRKVLVVTTPNTRDMHEQLLEEIHHVDYFEIDSGDLVEYLTSI, from the coding sequence ATGTCGAAGACGGGCAATAAACAGGTGGTGAAGGTTCTGCAAACTCGTGATATTGAGATACTTCGTGGCCTGTACGAACATCGTGTGTTGAGTACGGAGCAGATCATGCGACGCTACGAAATGTCACGTTGGTACACGTATAAGAAATTAAGGATCTTGCGTAATTCAAGACTTATCAGCACCCACCCGATAAGCGGGTATCTAGCGAATCAAAGTAGACAAGGTTCGTATCACCGAATTAGTGAAATAGGTATCTCCTGCTTGAGAGAGCAGGGGGTGCCTGTTGAGCGAAGAGCTGATGAATTGCGAGTGAATATCCGACGTCTTCCGTTCTTACTATCCACCAATGATGTGATGATTGATTTAGAAAGATACGGGTGGGAAATGAAGGACAGTAGGGATGTAAAAGAGAAATTCCAGTTAAACCGTGGTGCCAATGTGCAAGGCATGTTGACAAGTCCAGGCGGCGCGGAATATTTGTTCTACATGTTCATGCATGGAGTGGGGATGAGGAATCTGATGAAAACAACAAAGGAATTAAGCGATTTCGGAAATCCAAACTATATACTATTCGCTAAAAGCGCAACTAGTTACAGTACAATTGTCCAGCAACTTTCAACAAATATTTCCGTAATCGTTAAATGTCAAAGCCTGAAAATCTTCCCTTATACGTTTGCAAAATACTACTTACGCTTGTTTGAAGATGAACATAACGTCATGAAGTTTCTTGAGGAATACGAAATCTATGACCTGTCCTTCAAAACGTCTTCTGTAAGCGGAAGTAAGAAGCAATACGATGGTTTGAAGCGTGTGGTTCGACATAATGGCGAAGAAAAGTATCTTGTGAATCTGCTCGATACGGATTTAGTCAAAGTTTATAACATCAAACAATACCGTAAAGAAATGTACGAATTGGACGGACGGAAAGTACTAGTGGTAACTACTCCAAATACACGGGATATGCATGAACAGCTTTTAGAAGAGATTCATCATGTCGATTACTTTGAAATTGATTCTGGGGATCTTGTGGAATATCTGACGTCAATCTAA
- a CDS encoding peptidoglycan DD-metalloendopeptidase family protein, producing MKKLLWIVPVIASPVLLLMFSLLALLLFLGVFIIFIEEDDEQMNFGGGAICRADGEISETVFFSQFNDAGKFTGKGQVFIDVAEKYGIDPVLMSAVAFHETGFGTSPAVITKNNPGGLMDPATGSKYLYSFATIEDGLNAMGNTLHNRIIKDGLTTIADLGSVYAPIGADNDPTGLNKHWVPTVTKLVAQFGGLTMNCEVNVIGEWMLPVLNELRVTSPFGYRIHPVHGDVRLHTGVDLACANGDPIISAQSGNVIFASGTGWSNGYGLHVIVNHGEVTTLYAHLNSTKVKINDVVSQGDVLGTCGSTGTSTGNHLHFEIIRAGGKEDPMPYLTEYTAVSE from the coding sequence ATGAAAAAGTTGTTATGGATTGTACCAGTAATAGCCAGCCCGGTTTTGCTCTTAATGTTTTCGCTACTTGCCCTCCTTCTATTCTTGGGGGTATTTATAATTTTTATAGAAGAAGATGATGAACAGATGAACTTTGGGGGTGGTGCAATATGTCGTGCGGATGGTGAAATTAGTGAAACTGTATTCTTCTCGCAATTTAATGATGCTGGTAAATTTACAGGTAAAGGGCAAGTGTTTATTGATGTTGCAGAAAAGTATGGCATAGATCCGGTATTGATGTCAGCGGTCGCATTTCATGAAACAGGATTCGGAACATCACCTGCGGTTATTACAAAAAACAACCCTGGGGGTTTGATGGACCCTGCAACAGGAAGTAAGTATTTATATTCATTCGCAACAATTGAAGATGGTTTAAATGCAATGGGGAATACGCTACACAACCGAATTATCAAGGATGGATTAACAACGATAGCTGATTTAGGCAGTGTGTATGCGCCAATTGGAGCAGACAATGACCCAACTGGTTTAAATAAACACTGGGTTCCGACTGTAACCAAACTGGTTGCTCAATTTGGCGGCTTGACGATGAATTGTGAAGTTAATGTCATAGGTGAGTGGATGTTACCTGTATTAAATGAATTACGTGTTACTAGTCCGTTCGGTTATCGCATACATCCCGTCCATGGTGATGTAAGACTGCATACTGGTGTAGACCTTGCCTGTGCAAACGGCGATCCTATCATTTCAGCTCAAAGTGGCAATGTTATTTTTGCTTCTGGAACTGGTTGGTCAAATGGTTACGGACTACATGTAATTGTCAATCATGGGGAAGTCACCACTTTGTACGCCCATTTAAATTCCACGAAAGTAAAAATAAACGATGTGGTTTCTCAAGGGGATGTGCTCGGTACATGTGGTTCAACGGGAACATCAACCGGAAATCATCTACATTTTGAAATAATTCGTGCCGGTGGAAAAGAAGATCCGATGCCGTATTTAACGGAATATACGGCTGTTAGTGAGTAA
- a CDS encoding CD3337/EF1877 family mobilome membrane protein, protein MQRVIFLLPKDSMKLNYKKVFLVFIMIFLFFGMGVSHLGLADDGVETNKITDIMDIITDQYGEFKDDGKSHYHLDAVSDKDVESFDEGKKFWADTYDKLFGWADVKENVGNKLSEMVNLVNNIVFDINIFLTYTMLVMYDLAYTADFTEKIIMELEKLISNLTGISGGKFSIGNGLFGNLVKLIAIITGMYALYVFIVKRAFFDSFTSVFQTIIALTIAILMFANYTTLLTGANKITTELSGFVVSLPSQNGESDSVVDNPRMKMKDSIWGMFVDRPYLYMQYGTHDVEVLGDGDRNRGIQRVKNILKEPIGEDRLIKVIEEEASKITYDNNMVKYSAVNSRLAFSFFYMVINGLVSIPIYLLSLCLILFQFWFMVIAALAPFALLIGAIPGQFNVLKRYFIELGIPLALKIFVSFIALIVFVISDIIYAGDFKSISGGSNPFYSYVGAATFNLLLFGTIFILRNRIKDIFSSGSNAIRDLRESSGTFTAPFKKGVQNVATVGGAAAGAVVGGPAGAMTGAAIGGSVGKVATGEGGISDVAGSAMKAQHLAHLSKMTKSQQAAKLSVTDKGRLDGFFDDKNLTPEMKAETTEALEKEGVTNLSDEELNEQFEKISSKGDLDGNFAQTFAKGISDDRRNNAIEKEKDLLFAGRAQRQEQAKAVLSDKGIPSEMVDATMTALDQQGLHDVSPKELHTQHDKLMKQGDLNDDYATTFAKGISDERRSIQLQKEKQDVYGEVEYELHMNKSMVTNELANKGVPPEMINQTLDTLNERGLNNVSPGEMNRHFDLVVEQAEKGEWKNGFADTFASNIENERRAIELEKERKAILEGNNLKSFDKFMQ, encoded by the coding sequence ATGCAAAGGGTTATTTTTTTATTGCCTAAGGATTCTATGAAACTTAACTATAAAAAAGTATTTCTTGTATTCATAATGATATTCTTGTTTTTCGGTATGGGAGTAAGTCATTTGGGATTAGCAGATGATGGCGTAGAAACCAATAAGATAACCGATATTATGGATATTATTACGGACCAATATGGTGAGTTTAAAGACGATGGAAAATCTCATTATCACTTAGATGCAGTTTCGGACAAGGATGTGGAGTCTTTTGACGAAGGTAAGAAATTTTGGGCTGATACCTACGATAAACTCTTTGGGTGGGCTGATGTTAAAGAGAATGTAGGAAATAAATTAAGTGAAATGGTTAATTTGGTCAACAATATCGTTTTTGATATAAATATTTTTTTGACCTATACCATGCTAGTTATGTATGACTTAGCTTATACTGCTGATTTCACAGAAAAAATTATAATGGAACTTGAAAAGTTAATTTCTAATCTCACTGGTATTTCAGGTGGCAAGTTTAGCATAGGAAACGGTCTCTTCGGCAACCTTGTAAAACTAATAGCGATTATTACTGGTATGTATGCTTTGTATGTTTTTATAGTGAAGCGTGCTTTTTTCGATTCCTTTACTTCGGTATTTCAAACAATTATTGCATTGACAATCGCAATCCTAATGTTTGCTAATTACACGACACTTTTAACGGGAGCTAATAAAATAACAACGGAATTAAGTGGATTTGTTGTTAGCCTTCCAAGTCAAAACGGTGAATCTGATTCAGTCGTTGATAATCCAAGGATGAAAATGAAAGATAGTATTTGGGGGATGTTTGTAGATAGACCGTATTTGTATATGCAGTACGGTACACATGACGTGGAGGTTCTTGGTGATGGTGACCGAAACAGAGGAATCCAGCGTGTTAAGAATATTTTAAAAGAACCTATTGGTGAAGATAGGCTAATCAAAGTAATTGAAGAAGAAGCGTCAAAAATAACCTATGATAATAACATGGTGAAATACTCTGCGGTGAATAGTCGACTGGCTTTCTCTTTTTTCTACATGGTTATTAATGGGCTTGTGTCAATTCCCATATATTTATTGTCGCTTTGTTTAATTCTATTCCAGTTCTGGTTTATGGTCATTGCGGCACTTGCACCGTTTGCTTTACTAATTGGTGCAATACCAGGACAATTTAATGTCTTAAAAAGATATTTCATTGAGTTAGGTATTCCATTAGCTTTGAAGATATTTGTTTCATTCATAGCGTTAATTGTATTTGTAATTTCGGATATTATTTACGCTGGAGATTTTAAGTCAATAAGTGGGGGCTCTAATCCGTTTTATAGTTACGTGGGAGCAGCAACGTTCAATCTATTATTATTCGGAACAATTTTCATCCTGCGTAACAGAATCAAAGATATATTCTCGTCCGGATCAAATGCAATTCGTGATCTGAGAGAAAGTTCAGGGACGTTCACAGCACCATTTAAAAAGGGTGTACAAAATGTTGCTACGGTAGGTGGTGCTGCTGCGGGTGCTGTTGTTGGAGGTCCTGCTGGTGCTATGACAGGTGCTGCAATTGGCGGGTCCGTTGGTAAGGTCGCAACAGGAGAAGGTGGCATAAGTGACGTTGCTGGCTCTGCAATGAAAGCTCAACATCTTGCCCACTTGAGTAAGATGACAAAGTCTCAACAAGCCGCAAAGCTATCTGTTACTGATAAAGGTAGGTTAGACGGCTTTTTTGATGACAAAAATCTAACTCCTGAAATGAAAGCGGAGACGACGGAAGCACTCGAAAAAGAAGGTGTAACTAATTTAAGTGATGAAGAACTGAATGAGCAATTCGAGAAAATTAGTAGTAAAGGTGATTTGGATGGTAACTTTGCTCAAACATTTGCTAAAGGTATTTCAGATGACCGAAGAAACAATGCAATCGAAAAAGAAAAAGATTTATTGTTTGCTGGAAGAGCACAAAGACAAGAACAGGCAAAAGCGGTTCTGTCTGACAAAGGAATCCCATCGGAAATGGTTGATGCAACGATGACTGCATTAGATCAACAAGGATTGCATGATGTAAGTCCGAAAGAATTGCATACTCAACACGACAAATTGATGAAGCAAGGCGATTTGAATGATGATTACGCTACAACATTTGCAAAAGGAATTTCGGATGAAAGAAGATCAATTCAATTACAGAAGGAGAAGCAAGATGTATACGGTGAAGTGGAATATGAACTTCATATGAATAAATCAATGGTGACTAATGAGCTTGCGAATAAAGGGGTGCCACCTGAAATGATTAATCAAACCCTAGATACATTAAACGAGCGTGGTTTAAACAATGTCAGTCCAGGTGAAATGAACAGACATTTTGATTTAGTAGTTGAACAAGCAGAGAAGGGGGAATGGAAGAACGGTTTCGCTGACACGTTTGCTAGCAACATTGAAAATGAAAGAAGAGCAATCGAATTGGAAAAAGAAAGAAAAGCAATTTTGGAAGGAAATAATCTAAAATCGTTTGACAAGTTTATGCAGTAG